Proteins co-encoded in one Paraburkholderia edwinii genomic window:
- a CDS encoding type II secretion system protein M, with product MKEQLLEAWAGFWGARNTREKALLTWGSVVLAIVIAWSVLWSPAQEGRSSLLQSLPGLQRQLAQMTGQANEARALAGIAQGVAPTGGALKDALTASLSDHGLNATQVQVIGNAVQIQLKNASFPAWTAWLDEVRRQFKVQVSEAHVTALKEDGQVDLTASLQPATIK from the coding sequence ATGAAAGAACAACTGCTCGAAGCGTGGGCCGGCTTCTGGGGCGCGCGCAACACGCGCGAAAAAGCGCTGCTGACATGGGGCTCGGTGGTGCTGGCTATTGTGATCGCGTGGTCGGTGTTGTGGTCGCCCGCGCAGGAAGGCCGCTCGAGTCTGCTCCAATCGCTGCCCGGCTTGCAGCGGCAGCTCGCGCAAATGACGGGGCAGGCCAACGAGGCGCGCGCGCTCGCCGGCATCGCGCAAGGCGTCGCGCCGACCGGCGGTGCGCTCAAGGACGCGCTGACCGCGTCGCTCAGCGATCACGGCCTGAACGCGACGCAGGTGCAGGTCATTGGCAATGCGGTGCAGATCCAGTTGAAAAACGCGTCGTTTCCGGCGTGGACCGCGTGGCTCGACGAGGTGCGCCGCCAGTTCAAGGTGCAGGTGTCCGAAGCGCATGTGACCGCGCTGAAGGAAGACGGCCAGGTCGATCTGACCGCGTCGCTGCAGCCGGCGACGATCAAGTGA
- the gspL gene encoding type II secretion system protein GspL, with protein sequence MSTLIVLLPPRDPAVPSQEWQLPEMPFLLIDKSGRTMRAGEASLALLPRASSTVLMVAARDLLMMAAAVPALKGPRLRQALPNVVEDQLIQDPQTCHIAIDAQPLADGRRLLAIVDRGWFRFIHEAFVGAGHRNLRAVPVTACLPRPLSAVAVDDALAEAMSDAHAEVTAARGAPASDAGSGAASGASASGAAGGNGDAAADASAPSHEPIVAALLGEAVQSSPAVLLGDVPQEAPAPRVELAIARGRIGEGYAVPASAVGATLTALAGDTPLTFYALTGLPGREPHVTSLAAADAPMQRAIDSAAHQVTAHPLTFETLAQRALECRFDLCQFEFTSQPWRLDRATLRRLRAPLALVAAAALVAVIGANVQWLILARERDAINAQMTEALLNAFPKTTVVLDAPGQMTRQLQQLRVAAGELSPEDFLSLADGLARSLGPLPVNGLAALDYQNHRLDVTFKPTVKVDADFGQRLARNGLSGAIDSNTGKWTIRSGQ encoded by the coding sequence TTGAGCACGCTGATCGTTCTATTGCCGCCGCGTGATCCGGCGGTGCCGTCGCAGGAATGGCAACTGCCGGAGATGCCGTTTCTGCTCATCGACAAGTCGGGGCGCACGATGCGCGCCGGCGAGGCGTCGCTTGCGCTGTTGCCGCGCGCGTCGTCGACGGTGCTGATGGTCGCCGCGCGCGACCTGCTGATGATGGCGGCCGCCGTGCCCGCGCTGAAAGGGCCGCGCTTGCGCCAGGCATTGCCGAACGTCGTCGAGGATCAACTGATTCAGGATCCGCAGACCTGCCATATCGCGATCGATGCGCAGCCGCTTGCCGATGGACGGCGTCTGCTGGCGATCGTCGATCGCGGGTGGTTCCGGTTTATTCACGAGGCGTTTGTCGGCGCGGGCCACCGGAATTTGCGCGCGGTGCCGGTCACGGCGTGTTTGCCGCGGCCGCTGTCGGCTGTGGCAGTGGACGACGCGCTTGCCGAGGCGATGTCGGATGCGCATGCCGAGGTGACTGCGGCGCGGGGGGCGCCAGCTTCCGATGCCGGGTCTGGCGCCGCTTCCGGTGCTTCCGCTTCCGGCGCGGCCGGCGGCAACGGTGACGCCGCGGCCGATGCTTCCGCGCCGTCGCACGAGCCGATTGTTGCAGCATTGCTTGGCGAGGCCGTGCAGTCCTCGCCCGCCGTGCTGCTCGGCGATGTGCCGCAGGAAGCGCCCGCGCCGCGCGTCGAACTGGCGATCGCACGCGGGCGTATCGGCGAAGGCTACGCGGTGCCGGCGAGCGCGGTCGGCGCGACGCTTACCGCCCTCGCCGGCGATACGCCGCTCACGTTCTATGCGCTGACCGGCTTGCCCGGCCGCGAGCCGCACGTCACGTCTCTCGCAGCGGCCGACGCGCCGATGCAGCGCGCCATCGACAGCGCCGCGCATCAGGTGACCGCGCATCCGTTGACGTTCGAGACGCTCGCGCAGCGCGCGCTCGAATGCCGCTTCGATTTGTGCCAGTTCGAATTCACGTCGCAGCCGTGGCGGCTTGACCGTGCGACGCTGCGCCGCCTGCGCGCGCCGCTCGCACTCGTCGCCGCTGCCGCGCTCGTGGCGGTCATCGGTGCGAACGTGCAGTGGCTGATCCTCGCGCGCGAGCGCGATGCGATCAACGCGCAGATGACCGAGGCGTTGCTCAACGCATTCCCGAAGACGACCGTCGTGCTCGACGCGCCGGGCCAGATGACGCGGCAATTGCAGCAGTTGCGCGTCGCCGCGGGTGAATTGTCGCCGGAAGACTTCCTGTCGCTCGCGGACGGTCTCGCGCGCTCGCTCGGACCGTTGCCCGTCAACGGGCTTGCCGCGCTCGATTATCAGAACCACCGCCTCGACGTGACGTTCAAGCCGACCGTGAAGGTCGATGCCGACTTCGGCCAGCGCCTCGCGCGCAACGGGCTCTCCGGCGCCATCGACAGCAATACGGGCAAGTGGACCATCAGGAGCGGACAATGA
- the gspK gene encoding type II secretion system minor pseudopilin GspK codes for MAVNRLPRACRACPEPEPQKGSTSRSRARSRESGVAIISALLVVALSAILVSGILWRQQVQVRRIENQRLLAQAQWVGRGALDWTRLILRSEADTSAGITYLGGIWGVPIAKTRLSDFLGQIGDAHGSEGSDTFLSGSIEDAQAKFNLRNLVSNATPGVLQLNLQQIEVFARLLSTLGLNGQLAKNAALQMRASLKHSATRFQSTNPTNPTSVPGAASGPVVAGGATGGEYTDNPGLSDSDSNPSVVPLQMTSVDSLLDVPGFTSEMVQRLRPFVTILPTVTAVNMNTAPAEVIAAIVPGMNVSSAQALVARRETVFFHNIADVQLALSAAGVPATVFDPSQMDVNSSYFVVHGRVQHERAEVDRTTLVYRDALTHTTRIVRERDQL; via the coding sequence ATGGCCGTGAACCGCCTGCCGCGCGCGTGCCGCGCATGTCCGGAACCAGAGCCGCAAAAAGGGTCGACAAGCAGGTCGCGAGCGCGATCGCGCGAATCCGGCGTCGCGATTATCAGCGCGCTGCTCGTCGTCGCGCTGTCGGCGATTCTCGTGTCGGGCATTTTGTGGCGGCAGCAGGTACAGGTGCGCCGCATCGAAAACCAGCGGCTGCTCGCGCAGGCGCAGTGGGTCGGCCGCGGCGCGCTCGACTGGACGCGGCTTATTTTGCGCTCGGAAGCCGATACGTCGGCCGGCATCACGTATCTCGGCGGCATCTGGGGCGTGCCGATCGCAAAGACGCGCCTGTCCGATTTTCTCGGGCAGATCGGCGACGCGCACGGTTCGGAAGGCTCCGATACGTTCCTCTCAGGCTCGATCGAAGACGCGCAAGCGAAGTTCAACCTGCGCAATCTTGTATCGAATGCGACGCCCGGCGTGCTGCAACTGAACCTGCAGCAGATCGAAGTGTTTGCGCGGCTGCTTTCCACGCTTGGGTTGAACGGCCAGCTCGCGAAAAATGCGGCGCTGCAGATGCGGGCGAGCCTCAAGCATTCGGCGACGCGCTTCCAGTCGACGAACCCGACGAATCCGACTAGCGTGCCGGGCGCCGCCAGCGGCCCGGTTGTGGCGGGCGGCGCGACGGGCGGCGAGTACACGGACAACCCGGGGTTATCGGATTCGGACTCGAACCCTTCGGTCGTGCCGCTGCAAATGACGAGTGTCGATTCGCTGCTCGACGTACCGGGCTTCACGTCCGAGATGGTCCAGCGGTTGCGTCCGTTCGTCACGATCCTGCCGACGGTGACCGCGGTCAACATGAACACCGCGCCCGCGGAAGTGATCGCCGCAATCGTGCCGGGCATGAACGTGTCGAGCGCGCAGGCGCTTGTCGCGCGCCGCGAAACCGTGTTCTTCCACAATATCGCCGATGTGCAGCTCGCGCTCAGCGCGGCGGGTGTGCCGGCTACGGTGTTCGACCCGAGCCAGATGGATGTCAATTCGAGCTACTTCGTCGTGCACGGGCGCGTACAGCACGAACGTGCCGAGGTGGATCGCACGACGCTCGTCTATCGCGACGCGCTGACTCATACGACGCGTATCGTACGGGAGCGGGACCAACTATGA
- a CDS encoding PulJ/GspJ family protein produces the protein MNRTGRFERRVACGTARGATRRAERERAMKRRRTVGGFTLIELLVAIAILAVIAVLSWRGLDQIIRGRQTVTNAMEDERVFAQLFDQMRIDARQAATEDEVGEPSVSVASSGLQIVRELYAPGSPPRLQVVRYRVSDGRITRYASPALKNIGEVRRALSGDENGNWSAVPLMGGIGTITARIFVTKAGWTTEMKDVQSAMSENLNNLKVPQLGNAPIPRAVTGLEISIGAAALKRPVTRVFLVGE, from the coding sequence ATGAATCGAACCGGCCGCTTTGAACGTCGCGTGGCCTGTGGCACGGCGCGCGGCGCGACACGTCGGGCCGAACGCGAACGCGCGATGAAGCGGCGGCGCACGGTGGGCGGTTTCACGCTGATCGAGCTGCTCGTCGCGATCGCGATTCTCGCGGTGATCGCCGTGCTGTCGTGGCGCGGGCTTGATCAGATCATCCGCGGCCGGCAGACGGTCACGAATGCGATGGAGGACGAGCGCGTCTTCGCGCAGCTGTTCGACCAGATGCGCATCGACGCGCGCCAGGCGGCGACTGAAGACGAAGTCGGCGAGCCGTCGGTGTCGGTCGCGTCGAGCGGGCTGCAGATCGTGCGCGAGCTGTATGCGCCGGGTTCGCCGCCGCGGCTGCAGGTCGTGCGTTACCGCGTGTCGGATGGACGCATCACGCGCTATGCATCGCCGGCGCTGAAAAACATCGGCGAAGTGCGGCGCGCGCTGTCCGGCGACGAGAACGGCAACTGGAGCGCGGTGCCGCTGATGGGCGGCATCGGCACGATTACCGCGCGTATCTTTGTGACGAAGGCCGGCTGGACGACGGAGATGAAGGACGTGCAATCCGCGATGAGCGAGAACCTGAACAACCTGAAAGTGCCGCAGCTCGGCAATGCGCCGATTCCGCGCGCGGTGACCGGGCTCGAGATCAGCATCGGCGCGGCTGCGTTGAAGCGCCCGGTGACGCGGGTGTTTCTCGTCGGGGAGTGA
- the gspI gene encoding type II secretion system minor pseudopilin GspI yields MIEVLVALAIIAVALAASLRAVGALATGEADLHRRLLAGWSADNTLAQLRLTHSFPEIGSQSFDCSQGNLQLICTENVSTTPNPVFRRVEVVVKMPGRAGALAQMVTVVPNESNRPL; encoded by the coding sequence ATGATCGAAGTGCTTGTCGCGCTCGCGATCATCGCGGTTGCGCTGGCGGCCTCGCTGCGCGCGGTCGGCGCGCTGGCGACCGGCGAAGCCGATCTGCATCGGCGGCTGCTGGCCGGCTGGAGCGCGGACAACACGCTGGCGCAATTGCGGCTTACGCACTCGTTTCCCGAAATCGGTTCGCAAAGTTTCGATTGTTCGCAGGGCAACCTGCAGCTGATTTGCACGGAGAATGTGTCGACGACGCCGAATCCGGTGTTTCGACGCGTCGAGGTCGTGGTGAAGATGCCGGGCCGGGCTGGCGCGCTCGCGCAGATGGTGACGGTGGTCCCGAATGAATCGAACCGGCCGCTTTGA
- a CDS encoding GspH/FimT family pseudopilin → MRSLPCPAFARRAASGGARLPYASRRQHGFTLLEMMVVLVIVGLLVSLASLSLSRNPRTDLNEEAQRLALLFESAGDEAQVRARPIAWMPLENGFRFDIHTEDGWRTLRDDLLGPRNWEGGVTGVSINYPGSDKQGDRIVFGTESIDTPVTVTLYSGVGSATIVGTGNGRYEVR, encoded by the coding sequence ATGCGTTCACTTCCCTGCCCGGCTTTTGCGCGTCGCGCTGCTTCCGGCGGCGCGCGCTTGCCGTACGCGAGCCGGCGCCAGCACGGCTTCACGCTGCTCGAGATGATGGTCGTGCTCGTGATCGTCGGTTTGCTGGTTTCGCTGGCGTCGCTGTCGTTGTCGCGCAATCCGCGCACCGATCTGAACGAGGAAGCGCAGCGTCTCGCGTTGTTGTTCGAATCGGCCGGCGACGAGGCGCAGGTGCGTGCGCGGCCGATCGCGTGGATGCCGCTCGAAAACGGTTTTCGCTTCGATATCCATACCGAAGACGGCTGGCGCACGCTGCGCGACGATCTGCTCGGCCCGCGCAACTGGGAAGGCGGTGTAACCGGCGTATCGATCAATTACCCGGGTTCGGATAAACAGGGCGACCGCATCGTGTTCGGCACCGAGAGCATCGACACGCCGGTCACGGTGACGCTGTATTCGGGCGTCGGCAGCGCGACGATCGTCGGTACCGGGAATGGCCGGTATGAGGTGCGTTGA
- the gspG gene encoding type II secretion system major pseudopilin GspG, whose protein sequence is MQMWTNRRTEIVGARARRQRGFTLIEIMVVIAILGILAALIVPKIMSRPDEARRVAAKQDIGTIMQAMKLYRLDNGRYPTQEQGLRSLVEKPTTDPVPNNWKDGGYLERLPNDPWGNQYQYLNPGVHGEIDVFSYGADGKPGGEGNDADVGSWQ, encoded by the coding sequence ATGCAAATGTGGACGAATCGCCGCACGGAAATCGTGGGTGCCCGCGCCCGTCGTCAACGGGGGTTCACGCTGATCGAAATCATGGTCGTGATCGCGATTCTCGGCATTCTCGCCGCGCTGATCGTGCCGAAGATCATGAGCCGGCCGGACGAGGCGCGCCGTGTCGCCGCGAAGCAGGACATCGGCACGATCATGCAGGCGATGAAGCTGTATCGCCTCGATAACGGCCGTTATCCGACTCAGGAGCAGGGCTTGCGCTCGCTCGTCGAAAAGCCGACTACCGACCCCGTACCGAACAACTGGAAGGACGGCGGCTATCTCGAACGCCTGCCGAACGATCCGTGGGGCAATCAGTATCAGTACCTGAACCCCGGCGTGCACGGTGAAATCGACGTGTTCAGCTATGGCGCGGACGGTAAACCGGGCGGCGAAGGCAACGATGCCGATGTCGGTTCGTGGCAGTGA